Genomic segment of Zerene cesonia ecotype Mississippi chromosome 7, Zerene_cesonia_1.1, whole genome shotgun sequence:
ttatttggtatttatctatattgaaGGACACGTATGAGGtagtaataataactaataacaatATCATTGATAGCATTGTACATGATAtgaataattagtatttaataataagatttgCTACTTTCACATGATCCTGATGTAAGGCATTTTGAAACTAACAATGTAGTCTTGGCATAGTTGGATAAATTGGTATATGGTAGTGATAACCCTTTAAAgacgcttttattaactttttctgTTAGTTAGTATGTAACCGACgctttaagttttatttaaccaCTCCACTttcagatttcattcaaactttatgCACTTATCAAGTATCGATAACAATACAGTAATTTCATGGGCATATCTTATTGTATTGATTAGACTCTTCAGGATTAAATGATCTCCCTcctactctgtataagagttAGTCagaaaatttagtttattctatcattaaagcgtgttgttttagttatttgaattattaattactacatttatttaaatttacctaCACCTATAATGTTTTTCTCACTTGCGATATAAAGCGTACTGTACAAAATGCATCACCGCGATGCACCCAAAATGgttaaaatatacagaaatatgTTAACAATATCCAAGTACAGGTTGAGAGCTGCGAATATATATTCCTCGGGTGAGATGCTGTACTTGTGTTTACCGCCCATCATCAGCTGCGTGTCGTAGACTAGATACATTGAGAAGAGCAGCACTCCTAAGGAAGCGTACACCAGGCGAACTATGTCGCTCCGCGGTATGAAAATTGCGATCAACCCTGAAAAAGAATGAATGAGATATTAACATGCTTCGCCACGAATTGTACCAGCTAGCACCGAGGAAGTACCAtaccccacagaagaccgacgtgaaatgTGTGGTgcgtgggggagctggaggcccatatccttacGGTTCCCAgaccattcctttattcccttcGTAAATCCTATTAATCCCTTTCGAATTTAAGTCGGCAACCCATTTGGAGAGGTATAAGGTCTCCAATCGACCTAACACCTCTCAAATgctcatgggtggtggtagcgctaaCCTTCAGGCAACCAACCAGCTGTATTGCAgacgatgatataaaaaaaattagatacTTTTGCTATGACACTATAcacgtaatatttataaacttttatttatatgctgTTATTTTCTTGCTGAGTTTGAGTTTGGGCTTGAGCGAGGTAGCTAGTTTCTTTTGATTTATCTACTAGCTGTTCACCCCGGCTTCTCATGTGGTACATACAAAGTCAGTGAAGtcgcagctttctaatggtgaaagaatttttgaaatcgatccagtggtttttgcacgaaaagaaaaatactttatttattatattagtatagctCGCCCTGGCTTCAACCAGGTTATATTTTGTGTGAGATAAATAAGTACAACAATCATACGTACCAAACACTAGAAGCACCATGGTCGCGGCGACGAGCGCTCCGCCCATCATGGTGAAGTCCCATTTTGTTTGGAAAGCGAAAAGTGTCAATCCTAGACACACTGCAGCTGTTATGCCCACAGCTATGAACACCTGAAAGTGTTGGGACAGTTATTCCAGAAgcttaaacatttttgaattacCTAGTAACTATTCTCCTATTCTTCAGTCTTCAGTGctatgtatgcatgtatgcttaaatctttaaaactacacaattgttttttatggttgttttttaatagatagtgattcaagggatgttatatgtataataacgtcTATTTAAcggtgcgaagccgcaggctaCAGTTAGTACACACATCTGTAGAATGCCGAGGACAGTTCGGAAGAATTTTGTACAGAGATcctttgagacccgagaaaagATATAGGCTTTTGCTTTGACTACGCATGCGCAGAGCtgatatgaataaatcgctgTTAAATTCAGTTAAATCtgctgaaatatttaaatgtcactTTTCCATAGAGAAGGTCACATTCAAAGCCAATCATTCACATTAGCACGAAGacatttgcaaatattatatccATACGTGGCAGACGTTCATTGTGATGTTTGACGAGCCCCGGGTACCTCATACCTCGTTGGCATCGTATGTGCTAGAAGCGACGCCCAATAGGAAACTCTCCGCCAGCGTGAAAATGAATAAGAAGATAAAATTCATCGGTGTGGTTCTTCGCACGTTATCACAACACGCCATGGCTATCAGACAGACGAACGTTGCGACGAGTGCTATCCAACTGAAATTGATAAatggataaatttattacaagttttttagatataacaaaagatttatataGTGCGAGCGTGTGTAATATTATggattatttcattttctgcggttaaatgtttttaatataaagaaatagagTTAGGAAAGGTCCATTTTAATCGGctagtatgtatgtaatggtAGGCTGTTGCAAATTATTCAGAAAAGATTTGCAAttctaagaaataaatttgaatatatgcTGCATATTATTAGACATACGTAAATCGGTAGCAGTGTCAGTCTGTGTTTGTCCCGACGAAGGCTATttggataaattattatcgtgTAGTGAAAACGAGggaggtatatttttatgaattgtgtgctataatttttattaacccTCGATGGAAGAACAGTGCTATTAATTGAGTGTTATTAATTTGAAGACGATGTCTGCCTGTCTTAGTCTGAGTCGTCGATTTCgatgcggtttttttttatttatttaaaagtttcctTGCGGTGATTCTTagttatatttgataataataatgatgaaaatTCGCCAACGGTAAACGGCTGCCAACATACAGGATTAAATATACGCACTTGACtagtaaaatactatatttacattgtatcaattttcaaatttcagaTGACCGAGATCAAAAATTGGCTCGGGgtagtttttgaaattataatagaaaaacatgattatttaatttttttgggattgttatatcatttttacaaTACCTATCCAATCCATTTGATGGTGACATGATGACGTAAATTACAAGCGAGAAAAGACGCGCGACAAGCTGGTATgttcataaacaataaacagtaTACTTACAATAGATAAGTGTTGCTTCTCACGAACTGCTTTGTCGGTTCGTGGAAAACAAATAGAGCAATGACTCCCATTGTAACGAGCAGTTGACACATAAGTATGGAGTATACCTNNNNNNNNNNNNNNNNNNNNNNNNNNNNNNNNNNNNNNNNNNNNNNNNNNNNNNNNNNNNNNNNNNNNNNNNNNNNNNNNNNNNNNNNNNNNNNNNNNNNNNNNNNNNNNNNNNNNNNNNNNNNNNNNNNNNNNNNNNNNNNNNNNNNNNNNNNNNNNNNNNNNNNNNNNNNNNNNNNNNNNNNNNNNNNNNNNNNNNNNNNNNNNNNNNNNNNNNNNNNNNNNNNNNNNNNNNNNNNNNNNNNNNNNNNNNNNNNNNNNNNNNNNNNNNNNNNNNNNNNNNNNNNNNNNNNNNNNNNNNNNNNNNNNNNNNNNNNNNNNNNNNNNNNNNNNNNNNNNNNNNNNNNNNNNNNNNNNNNNNNNNNNNNNNNNNNNNNNNNNNNNNNNNNNNNNNNNNNNNNNNNNNNNNNNNNNNNNNNNNNNNNNNNNNNNNNNNNNNNNNNNNNNNNNNNNNNNNNNNNNNNNNNNNNNNNNNNNNNNNNNNNNNNNNNNNNNNNNNNNNNNNNNNNNNNNNNNNNNNNNNNNNNNNNNNNNNNNNNNNNNNNNNNNNNNNNNNNNNNNNNNNNNNNNNNNNNNNNNNNNNNNNNNNNNNNNNNNNNNNNNNNNNNNNNNNNNNNNNNNNNNNNNNNNNNNNNNNNNNNNNNNNNNNNNNNNNNNNNNNNNNNNNNNNNNNNNNNNNNNNNNNNNNNNNNNNNNNNNNNNNNNNNNNNNNNNNNNNNNNNNNNNNNNNNNNNNNNNNNNNNNNNNNNNNNNNNNNNNNNNNNNNNNNNNNNNNNNNNNNNNNNNNNNNNNNNNNNNNNNNNNNNNNNNNNNNNNNNNNNNNNNNNNNNNNNNNNNNNNNNNNNNNNNNNNNNNNNNNNNNNNNNNNNNNNNNNNNNNNNNNNNNNNNNNNNNNNNNNNNNNNNNNNNNNNNNNNNNNNNNNNNNNNNNNNNNNNNNNNNNNNNNNNNNNNNNNNNNNNNNNNNNNNNNNNNNNNNNNNNNNNNNNNNNNNNNNNNNNNNggattatggcctaaatcctcataggaggcctgtgtcccagcagtgggaacatatatgggctgatgatgatgatgatgacatattCATACAATGTTTCTAGATATACTATGATAGTacagtttttcatttattatttcttagcACGAGTCgctgaaaaaaatttttgctCAAAAGATCTCATTTGCCCATTGACTTTTTGtgagattatttaaaaaaaaaatggtttggtagtatatttgtatttcatcTGTGCTTATATATAGATTCTTTATCTGGACAACAGA
This window contains:
- the LOC119840819 gene encoding protein lifeguard 1-like isoform X2, which gives rise to MDPSRFEDGDPVQFDFSEQTIRKAFIRKVYSILMCQLLVTMGVIALFVFHEPTKQFVRSNTYLFWIALVATFVCLIAMACCDNVRRTTPMNFIFLFIFTLAESFLLGVASSTYDANEVFIAVGITAAVCLGLTLFAFQTKWDFTMMGGALVAATMVLLVFGLIAIFIPRSDIVRLVYASLGVLLFSMYLVYDTQLMMGGKHKYSISPEEYIFAALNLYLDIVNIFLYILTILGASR
- the LOC119840819 gene encoding protein lifeguard 1-like isoform X1, yielding MAQQVVYMDPSRFEDGDPVQFDFSEQTIRKAFIRKVYSILMCQLLVTMGVIALFVFHEPTKQFVRSNTYLFWIALVATFVCLIAMACCDNVRRTTPMNFIFLFIFTLAESFLLGVASSTYDANEVFIAVGITAAVCLGLTLFAFQTKWDFTMMGGALVAATMVLLVFGLIAIFIPRSDIVRLVYASLGVLLFSMYLVYDTQLMMGGKHKYSISPEEYIFAALNLYLDIVNIFLYILTILGASR